Proteins from a genomic interval of Diaphorobacter sp. HDW4A:
- a CDS encoding OsmC family protein, translating into MTVELERIQSSPMAAELRIREHVLRIDAPLKEGGEDTGPEPHDLYDAALASCKALTVLWYARHKGWTIGALKTQVERDASDERAGTYRLAVRMQVEADLSEAQWAELQRAAENCPIHKLMTRVTTEISTEIARGVA; encoded by the coding sequence ATGACAGTCGAACTTGAACGCATCCAGAGCTCGCCGATGGCGGCCGAGCTGCGCATTCGCGAGCACGTGCTGCGCATTGATGCTCCGCTCAAGGAGGGGGGCGAGGACACGGGGCCCGAGCCGCATGACCTCTACGATGCGGCGCTGGCTTCGTGCAAGGCGCTCACTGTGCTTTGGTACGCGCGTCACAAGGGTTGGACAATTGGTGCGTTGAAAACCCAGGTGGAGCGCGATGCGAGTGATGAGCGCGCGGGCACATATCGTCTGGCCGTGCGCATGCAGGTCGAAGCGGATCTGAGCGAAGCGCAATGGGCCGAACTTCAACGTGCAGCCGAGAATTGCCCGATCCACAAACTCATGACCCGGGTGACCACGGAGATCTCAACCGAGATCGCGCGTGGCGTAGCCTGA
- a CDS encoding DoxX family protein has translation MVTATHTSRSGLNSALLLLGRLLLAYMFLPAGIGKITGFDGTVGYIASQGLPIPQLLAAAAIVAEVGGGLALIVGFQIRLVSWGLAFFTLVAACLFHNYWTLSGAQAATQQLMFVKNLAIVGGLLALSVAGAGAWSMDAKRAGY, from the coding sequence ATGGTCACGGCTACACACACATCACGCTCGGGTCTGAATTCCGCACTCTTGCTTTTGGGACGACTGCTGTTGGCCTATATGTTCTTGCCTGCAGGAATTGGCAAGATCACCGGGTTTGATGGTACGGTTGGTTACATCGCGTCCCAGGGTTTGCCCATTCCTCAGTTGCTTGCTGCGGCAGCCATCGTTGCAGAAGTGGGTGGCGGATTGGCATTGATTGTTGGCTTTCAGATACGTCTCGTGTCTTGGGGATTGGCATTTTTCACACTGGTAGCGGCCTGTCTGTTTCACAATTACTGGACCTTATCGGGCGCTCAGGCTGCCACGCAGCAACTTATGTTCGTCAAGAATCTGGCGATTGTGGGGGGCTTGCTTGCGCTGTCAGTCGCAGGCGCTGGAGCATGGAGCATGGATGCCAAGCGAGCGGGGTACTAG
- a CDS encoding adenylate/guanylate cyclase domain-containing protein encodes MTGAQTTVVFADIVGSTSLYETLGNERAALMVTEVVQWMASRIEAEGGRVVKTLGDGVMALFSDSTVAVSGMLNLMREHRERIAEPIHSINPDVRMGLDCGEVLDVGGDCYGDAVNTAARLCDRAAAGEIWATEAVVNVTGDMPSARFVRLGHLKVRGKAEPLLMYQIEWRQDEGVEMLTQQGGLTEFGTITATSPLEIQFSWGRAHMQFRSSEVPVNVGRSSEAHLYIDDQRVSRLHARIDWIEGTFVLTDLSTFGTWVRFDGSDTPIQLRRDSCILHGNGELALSLPFSTEDAPRIAFHVTGTNLRFGEGVGPR; translated from the coding sequence TTGACTGGAGCACAGACTACCGTCGTTTTTGCCGACATTGTCGGCAGCACGTCGTTGTACGAGACGCTTGGCAATGAGCGCGCGGCGCTTATGGTGACCGAGGTTGTGCAATGGATGGCTTCCCGCATCGAGGCGGAAGGCGGCCGCGTGGTCAAAACGCTGGGCGACGGTGTGATGGCGCTGTTCAGTGATTCCACTGTCGCGGTGAGCGGTATGCTCAATCTGATGCGTGAACACCGCGAACGCATTGCCGAGCCGATTCATAGCATCAATCCCGATGTGCGCATGGGGCTCGATTGTGGCGAGGTGCTTGATGTGGGCGGCGATTGTTATGGCGACGCAGTAAACACCGCTGCACGCCTGTGTGATCGCGCCGCAGCCGGCGAGATCTGGGCGACCGAAGCGGTGGTCAACGTCACGGGCGACATGCCGAGTGCGCGATTCGTGCGCCTGGGCCACCTCAAGGTGCGCGGCAAGGCAGAGCCCCTGTTGATGTACCAGATCGAGTGGCGTCAGGACGAGGGCGTAGAGATGCTCACCCAGCAGGGTGGCCTGACCGAGTTTGGCACCATCACGGCGACCTCTCCGCTGGAGATCCAATTCTCGTGGGGGCGCGCTCACATGCAGTTCCGCTCCAGCGAAGTGCCAGTGAATGTCGGGCGCTCGAGCGAGGCCCATCTCTACATCGACGACCAACGTGTCTCGCGTCTGCACGCACGCATCGACTGGATCGAAGGCACGTTCGTGTTGACGGATCTGAGCACCTTTGGCACGTGGGTGCGTTTTGACGGTAGCGACACGCCCATTCAACTGCGTCGCGACAGCTGCATTCTTCATGGCAACGGCGAGCTCGCGCTCAGCCTGCCGTTCAGCACGGAAGATGCTCCGCGCATCGCTTTCCATGTGACGGGCACCAATCTGCGTTTCGGCGAAGGCGTGGGGCCGCGCTGA
- a CDS encoding YebC/PmpR family DNA-binding transcriptional regulator, producing the protein MGAQWKAKGKALVADAKGKLFGKLVKEITVAARAGGDPNSNAALRMAVDAARKASMPKDTLERAIKKGSGVGADAVSYERVVFEGYAPHRVPVMVECLTDNPNRTAPNMRVLFRKGQMSAVAWDFDHVGMIEGEAANADADMEMAAIEAGAQDFEAGDEEGVTLFITDATDLDLVSKALPAQGVKVLSAKLGYKAKNPISAASLSAEAMEEVQAFLASLENDDDTQHVYAGLVD; encoded by the coding sequence ATGGGCGCGCAATGGAAAGCTAAAGGCAAGGCGCTGGTCGCCGATGCCAAGGGAAAACTGTTCGGCAAACTCGTCAAGGAAATCACCGTCGCCGCGCGCGCCGGTGGCGATCCCAACAGCAATGCCGCTTTGCGCATGGCGGTGGACGCTGCCCGCAAGGCTTCCATGCCCAAGGACACGCTGGAGCGTGCGATCAAGAAGGGTTCGGGCGTCGGTGCGGATGCCGTGAGCTACGAACGCGTGGTGTTCGAGGGCTATGCCCCGCACCGCGTGCCGGTGATGGTCGAGTGCCTGACGGACAACCCCAACCGCACGGCCCCCAACATGCGGGTGCTGTTCCGCAAGGGCCAGATGAGCGCCGTGGCGTGGGATTTTGACCATGTGGGCATGATCGAAGGCGAAGCCGCCAACGCGGATGCCGACATGGAAATGGCTGCCATCGAGGCCGGTGCGCAGGACTTCGAGGCGGGTGACGAAGAGGGCGTGACGCTGTTCATCACCGATGCCACCGATCTGGATCTGGTCAGCAAGGCGCTGCCCGCACAGGGCGTGAAGGTGTTGTCGGCCAAGCTTGGCTACAAGGCCAAGAACCCGATCAGCGCGGCGTCACTGAGTGCCGAGGCGATGGAAGAGGTGCAGGCGTTTCTGGCAAGTCTTGAGAACGACGACGACACGCAGCATGTGTACGCCGGCCTGGTCGACTGA
- a CDS encoding CoA transferase translates to MSFAPTERKGPAGPLSGVRVLDLSAYIAGPYGCSLLADQGAEVIKIEPPVGDNLRKYPSTLEAESRAFIGVNRSKWGMVLDLKQESDHAVLMRLVRDADVLVHNFRPGVPERLGIGFEQLALINPRLIYCSVTGYGGKGPLKAKAGYDQVLQTMTGMCTMQGKTDGPPEILYGSVVDYYASALVAGGVASALYEREKSGLGQHVGVSLLRAALTMQSARLIWAEGEPREVGRDMRSGGITGIHPTKEGYIYLSANTPHFWTALCEKTGLVEIAANERYDSVRKRAQHKDELVPKLREALATHSALEWEAIFGEAVPCAAARAVEDMFDNPQVQAEAMIATFEHPTLGSYRGFTRAVEFDRTPGPEPFAAPVLGQHTEVLKTRVAQ, encoded by the coding sequence ATGAGCTTTGCTCCAACTGAACGCAAGGGGCCAGCGGGCCCGCTCAGCGGCGTGCGTGTGCTTGATCTGAGTGCCTACATTGCAGGACCTTATGGCTGCTCTTTGCTGGCAGACCAAGGTGCGGAGGTCATCAAGATCGAGCCGCCGGTGGGTGATAACCTGCGAAAATATCCGTCCACGCTCGAGGCTGAGAGCCGTGCATTCATTGGCGTGAACCGCAGCAAGTGGGGCATGGTGCTCGATTTGAAGCAGGAGTCTGATCACGCGGTGTTAATGCGTCTGGTGCGCGATGCAGATGTGCTGGTTCACAATTTCCGTCCAGGCGTTCCGGAGCGTCTTGGCATTGGCTTTGAGCAGTTGGCGCTGATCAATCCGCGCCTCATTTATTGCAGCGTCACGGGTTATGGCGGCAAGGGCCCACTCAAGGCCAAGGCGGGTTACGACCAAGTGCTGCAGACCATGACCGGCATGTGCACCATGCAGGGCAAGACGGACGGGCCGCCAGAGATTCTGTATGGCTCGGTGGTGGATTACTACGCCTCGGCATTGGTGGCGGGCGGCGTGGCATCCGCACTCTACGAGCGCGAGAAAAGCGGGCTCGGCCAGCATGTGGGCGTGTCGTTGTTGCGCGCGGCCCTGACCATGCAATCGGCACGCCTGATCTGGGCTGAGGGTGAGCCGCGCGAAGTGGGGCGAGACATGCGCTCGGGGGGCATCACCGGCATTCATCCGACCAAGGAAGGCTACATCTATCTCTCGGCCAACACCCCGCATTTCTGGACGGCGCTCTGCGAGAAGACGGGTCTTGTCGAGATTGCGGCCAACGAGCGCTATGACTCGGTGCGCAAGCGCGCCCAGCACAAGGACGAGCTCGTTCCCAAGCTGCGCGAGGCGCTCGCGACGCACTCGGCGCTGGAGTGGGAGGCGATCTTCGGTGAGGCGGTTCCCTGCGCGGCGGCGCGTGCGGTCGAGGACATGTTCGACAACCCGCAGGTGCAGGCCGAGGCAATGATCGCCACGTTCGAACACCCGACGCTCGGCAGCTACCGGGGCTTCACCCGGGCCGTGGAATTCGACCGCACTCCGGGCCCTGAGCCTTTTGCGGCGCCGGTTCTGGGGCAGCACACCGAGGTTCTCAAGACCCGGGTCGCGCAGTAA
- a CDS encoding tripartite tricarboxylate transporter substrate binding protein, translating to MSFLRRSIAVAALAFTAAATIGAAPALASDAAYPNKPITMIVPYPPGGSNDVFARQIAREIGDILKQPIIVDNRPGASGNTGTAFVTKAAPDGYTLVAVSSSMTTNAGVQPKMPFDPVKNLVPIAMFAKGPMVVAVNNEFPASNPAELVKAIKANPGKFNYATSGTGSVNHMATEYLRSMVPGFDITHVPYKGQGPAVTDVIGNQVQMLVSSGPSILPMIRNGKLKAVGITSLKPSPIAPELTPMATAVPGYEFDLWWGMLAPAGTPASIVSTLNKAVNQALAKQDLKDQFLREGAIVTPITSAQFGDVVKSDVERWKKLAKERNIVAD from the coding sequence ATGTCCTTCTTACGCCGCAGCATCGCTGTCGCCGCGCTGGCCTTTACTGCGGCAGCCACTATCGGCGCAGCCCCCGCGCTGGCGTCCGATGCGGCATACCCGAACAAACCGATCACGATGATCGTGCCTTATCCGCCAGGCGGCTCCAATGACGTGTTCGCGCGCCAGATCGCCAGGGAGATTGGCGACATCCTCAAACAACCCATCATCGTCGACAACCGCCCCGGCGCGAGCGGCAACACCGGGACGGCCTTCGTGACCAAGGCGGCGCCTGATGGCTATACGCTCGTCGCAGTGTCGTCGAGCATGACGACCAATGCGGGCGTGCAGCCAAAGATGCCGTTCGATCCGGTGAAAAATCTGGTGCCGATCGCGATGTTCGCCAAGGGGCCGATGGTGGTCGCGGTGAACAACGAATTCCCGGCGAGCAATCCGGCCGAGCTGGTCAAGGCAATCAAGGCCAATCCTGGCAAGTTCAACTACGCGACGTCCGGCACGGGCAGCGTGAACCACATGGCGACGGAGTATCTGCGCTCGATGGTTCCAGGTTTTGACATCACCCATGTGCCCTACAAGGGGCAGGGCCCTGCGGTGACCGATGTAATCGGCAATCAGGTACAGATGCTGGTCTCGAGCGGCCCGTCGATCCTGCCAATGATCCGCAACGGTAAGCTCAAGGCTGTGGGCATCACCAGCCTGAAGCCGAGCCCGATTGCCCCGGAACTGACGCCCATGGCGACAGCCGTTCCGGGCTATGAGTTCGATCTGTGGTGGGGCATGCTCGCACCGGCGGGAACGCCCGCCAGCATCGTGAGTACGCTCAACAAGGCGGTGAATCAGGCGCTGGCCAAGCAGGACCTCAAGGACCAGTTCCTGCGCGAGGGTGCCATCGTCACGCCGATCACATCGGCGCAGTTCGGTGATGTGGTCAAGAGTGATGTCGAGCGCTGGAAGAAGCTGGCCAAAGAACGCAACATCGTCGCGGATTGA